In Amblyomma americanum isolate KBUSLIRL-KWMA chromosome 8, ASM5285725v1, whole genome shotgun sequence, the DNA window CCAACACAAAAAACGACTGAACAAGCAAACCTCTGGCCTAGTTCACAACCAGCTTATAAATGTATTGTCACCGAGTCGAGCAAGTAATGTGAAGCTTCAGGCTGAAGCAACGCGAACTTCAGACATGCCATTCATGGCAGACGAGGCATAGAAGGTAAAAAAGAAGCCTTTGCAGCACTAATTTAAAACGGTTATAAATGCGAAAACACGCCTCTTATCCTGAATCTTGCAGCATCCAAGGTAAACTGTCGCTAACAAGAGCAATTAGTTGCAGCACTTCCAGCAACAGTGAACGGCCGACCGGCACTCTTGCCTTGGTGAAAAAACCCCAACGGGTGCTTCAATCAGGGTTTCATAATTCCCTTGCCAACTTAATCCATACAAATATTCAGCTTGCAGTCCATGCACTACTACATAAATAAGAGAAAGCAAAAACGCTATAGTGGAATGCAAGGAATTATGGGCAACAGGTTTTTTGTGTGCAGTTTGTTTCGAGGAATAAAGTAGATGCTGCAAAGTAGCATTCACAAGAAATGGAAAGCAGCAACAACTTAGCTACATTGCTCAACCAAGGCAGGGAGTACAGCGGTGACAAGGCTGTCTGAGCACTTCGGCACAGATGCTCCTGTGATTGCTGCAACATTCGAAAGGCTGTTTTACCCTCCCCTACTGGTGCAAATTGCCAATGTTACAATGTTACAGTCTAAGTTGTCCCTCACAAAGCATTGACCCTATACAGGAGTCACAGGACTGAAGTTGTACTCTGCAGTCCAAGTTCcctaaaaagataaaaaaaaggagCTCCAGGTCAAATGGCTATCAATGCAAGGATAGCAACTTAAGAGCATCTCTCGCATGCTAATGAACATGTCTGACTTTCAAAGAACACAAGATGCATCATTAAACAACAGAAGTGCACTGTTCTCTCTGCAAATTAACAGTGTAATTATGCAAAGAATCAGAGCCACCGCGGCTCTTGCAAATTTTTCCTGTACATCTAAAAACTGGGAGGACAAAAAAATGCTGGTGGTGCCAGCACAAAGGTGTCTACCATGCGCCATTGACACCTGGTGGTGGCGGTGGAGGGGGTGGTGGGCCCAACAGTCCATGGggaagctgctgctgccctgaatgctgttgctgctgctgcgattGCTGCTGCTGTCCACCCTGCTGCATGCCCTGCTGCTGTTGTCCCATGGGTGCCATCATGTACGACTGGCCATTGGCCATGTGCATGACGGGCATCATGTGTCCCATCTGTCCCATCATTGGCGTCATTGGGGCCATGTGTCCCATGGGTGTCATTGCCATCATTGTCCCAGTGCCGCCACCCGACATCTGTGCCATGCTCGCCGTGGGCGCAGAGTTGGTGCCTGACGACGAGTGGTGTGATGACTGGCTTGTGGTCGAAATGCCATATCCATAGTTGCTGTTGGGCAGTTCCGAGTTATTGGAGGTGGTGTAGTCATTGTTGCCTGGGTTGTAGGCATTGGCACCGGTGGCATAACGGTTGCGCCGATGGTCATCGTCATAGTCGTCGTTGCGGCGACCTCCGCCACCTGAGGTGCGCCAACGGTTGCGGCCTGCAACGAGGAGAGACAAAATCAACAGTAAAACTTAAGAGGTAAGACTAGCGGCAAAACACCTTAGCAAGCATCGGAAGCTGTACAGCAACTGATTCGCCTATCTATGCCTTTGCTAGGTTCAATAGGTTCCAAATAACCCCTAGTGCTGCAAGCAAACTATAGTAGTTCAGACTGAGGCTTATACGTATTGCTCCATTATCTCTCACCAACCACAGGGCCAGCCGACCAATTCTGGCTCGGGGCATATGCACGGAAGAGTGGCTCAGCCTACTATACTTGCATGCAACAAGAGTGCACAAATGAGAACTCTCATCTACCCTAATCCTGGATATTAGCACATAAATGTAATTTTCGctgcatttttcaaaacaagGTTATTTTTCTTCGGCTCCATGGTTTAGACAAGAGAGCCTGACACTGTTAACTTGCATGAAGCAAGCTAATTGCCCGGCTCAGCTCTATATGAATCTTTCCTCGGTAGAGCTAAATGTTTCGTTACATGCAGGAAACAGTGTGCACGTTTAACACCAGCTAAGCTTTGGCCTGCAAAATAGGCTCAGCACAAGCACAGCTACTAAACGCAGCTGCTGGTGACTGCGAAAGCGGCTGATGGTCATAGCCAGCTTTCTTAAGCAGCACTGTAAGTCTTAAGTTTGCTTAATGGTTCCAGCAGCAATTTGTTACATGCTACAACACTGCAGCATCTGATGCTACAGGTGCTTCTTTCAACCTAAAATAAGACCACTCTAATGCAGTGCAGCTGCAGTGTAAAACGTGTGTGGCAGCTACATATGGTGTAATGGTGCATGGTTATTATATGGTGCATTAGATGGTGCCGTTAACTGCTTTTTGTCGCCATTGTTGGGACCGGCAACCGAGGAAAGTAAACCCTGTTTTTGTTCCTGAAGGCATTGCGCTGGGCGAACAACTATTTACCACGTTGGCGCTTCCTAGTGGCCTGGCCTAGACATGATACCGTACTCTGAAAGATGATAGGCACAACTCACCGCCACGCCCTCCGTAAGAGCGGGACATCTCGAACATCTCATAGAGCTTGGGGTTCACCACCTGGTTGGCCTCCTTGAGTACGGAGATGAGTTCCTGGGCCTGCTTGGAGTTGCCCGGCGTGAAGAAGGTGTAGGCCGTGCCCGTCTTATTGGAGCGCGCTGTCCGACCGATGCGATGCACATAGTCTTCCGAGCAGTTGGGGTAGTCGTAGTTGATGACAAACTTGATGTCGTCCACGTCTGCCACCCAGCACGGCCAGgaaggaggagagaaagaggaCCACAAGGGTGGGGGGTGGGAGGGGGAAGAGGTGCGAGATCAGCAACCTCCCTGATGTAGTGGCACATGCTACAGCAGCGAAGATGTGGCAGTGGTACGTAAGGCTGTTCAGAATTGTCCAGTGTACAAAGAGCTAAAGCTGCAACTTAAAAGTCTTGAGGCCAAGACCTGCGGACTGAATCCGTACAAACGGCCTACTCTGTGTAAATGCAGCTCAGTATTAGTGCCCTTGAGTTCAACAAAACAGCCCATAAAATGCACCACCATACAGGGACAATGAAAGGAAATGACAGCTTTGCATTATGAAAATAGGGTGCACTTGAGAGGGTGATATACAGAAGgagtgtttttttctttactaCCAAATGCTCCAATATATTTCAGTAATGTGGACGCGACTTGCAGGGACGACCAATGCTATCCGAATTTGTGGTGCTAACATAAGTGGCTATCACTGACTGGCTATTATGGCCGACTTTAGAAATAAGTGCATAGATAGTAATTTTGCCTGGGCAAGTGGCACGAGGCCTCTACCCTTTAAGGACGTGATAAACCCATTAAGAATGAGTATATGTATATAAACTTTCTTCAAGCTTATATGTTTGTCCCTATAAGAATCCAGTTTCCATATCGCACAAGAGGCTGAAAAGTGTCCACTGACAACTTACCTCAGACATTGTGCTCCTCTGAGAATTTTAAGTTATAACTCGGCAACAGCAATCTAGGACTACTGCCCAATTTTCCAGCGCATTTTTTTATCGATATCTCAGGTGACCACTGTGCAAGTTTTGTCTCTGAAAAAGTGATGATCAGCGCAGCATgggcagcagcaacaaaacaatACTGGAGGCGGTCAACTTCAGCTGATGTGCTTAACGTAGCTATATAAACATGGCAGTTTCAACAAAAGCCAAGACAAACTAGTGGTCACACTTGGTTTCTCGAGCCTGAACAGCTCTAGCCACAGCAAATTACACGAATCTACTCTCAAACTATGCCGAGCAACAAAAAACGCTGTACAAAGGACTAATACTAGCTGGTGTAGCTCGAATATGCTAGCTACTTTAGTGGCATGGTGCCTCCAATGACGATTCACATCACCACATATAAGAGTTCCTCATCTGCATATCACCTCCTGCTTTATTTCACAAGTGACACTGCCACCCCTGTAATTTTTAATCTGAATTGAACTTGCCTAATATTAGGCATCAGTGTTTACAGATAAGATCATTGTAACAAGAATGCAAGGCAGTCTTGCTTTCAAACATTAGGCTACATTATATCACATTATTCTAGACATGAAGTGCCAACTGCAGGCAGTTGCTGTTCAATGATCACCAATCAATACCTTGCTGTAGCTCACTTTTACCGTAGTAAGTAAACATACGCATTCTCATTTAATGAATTATAACCTTGAGTAGTACTTCACAACAGCCGCCAAAGAAACGTTGTTCCTGGATACAGATGAATAAAAAACTATTAGTGTGAGCCTGTTTGAACCAGGAATTGGTAAGCTAAACAATGATACTGGATATAAAATTTTCACATGAAAAATTTGAGAATTTTTATAACAGCAATTCTTGTTGTGTTAGgctttatggcgcataggcaactaacgccatcatgcgccaagcttgaGGCATAGGAAAAAttttctggataattttatagaaatgtgaaaaatcgtCGGTGGTGTAGGGTGCTTAAAAAGTTAGAACTACCTCGCGATGACAAAGGACAAAAAATTTAGAAATGAATACCATTCACACAATTCTACGATTGCTTTATTAATGACTTATGAAACAGTAACTagaaaataaatttgtttttaagacCACAGACATGGAAGAGGCAGCTACCTATAAATGCGCATACTTCACTTTGCAAGGTTTTCAAACAGTGGTGCTCCCTGGGCTCTGTGCCTAGCCTCAAAGAGCCCCTTCAGTTTGTACGAAAATTTTTACTAAAGGTCAAGAAAATTGTTatatacattcatactaataggGTGCCAAGAATGACAGGACAGGACTATGATACTGTGCTACGACTTTTCAACACTGACAAACACAGACGAGTTACTCTCGTCGTTCGGCAGTGCTCATTTCCATGCTTTTCGCAGCTTAGTACGCTCTCTTGTCCTGGACTAAGCAAAGGAAGTTGCCTATTACACAACTAGGGCAGAAGTCACAGCTGTGACACATACAATGCATGTGTTGGCCTACCAAGAAGGGTCCTTCCCTTTAAAGTCCATTTTTATATGACTGCAAAGACAAACATTCAGATTCACAGCAAACAGTAACACTAACATAAAGCTATAGTACTACAGTCAACGACCGAAAATTCagacgcctgatttttcggactttttcgcggcatcgcgacatggcccatagagcccaTGTATAacagcgcctgaaatttcggacacaCCGAAACTGACTGCTCAATTTTTCGGGCCTCGTTCGCACTTACCGCCAGTATCGAAGCCGcgatataatgtgtacagtggaacctcattactccaaactgcaggagagatcgaaaacttgttcaaataaaacgaaattcaagcttaaagggggccTCTTGCGATACTAAAAGTCTGcgcgagtcggcacattgcgcccgcgtggtttcgaTTTCGTACGgttcttgaatgtcttccgccgcatgaacttttttaaaagcagtcagAGGTCACGGAACTCATCTATGCCGAGTCTTTTATTTTTAATACAGAAAGAGGTAGTAGCGAAGcgcaggaggaaatggtggtgcatttcaagcGAGGTCAGTGTACCCGTGACAAAAAACACActgcaaccctgacttttctattgTAAAACCGTAAATAACTGGCATTTCGGTGACAGGCAAGACGTCCCTCATTATACGCACCAATATACGCAAGCCACTGCAGAGTGCGTATCGCcaaatacgatgccgattttggctctagtcgctaggcctaatgacggagcccaacgccgacggagcgcttgcttcggccgctcctcggttcttattgttttgcCTTCTTCGCGTTCTCGTTCTGGGCTTatcgtactgcgggcgcaatgCAGCTCCCGCAGTGGCATGTTCGCTCTCCCgtctagactttgtcccaacccgtgcgttcagcctggactccatgtacgtgAAAACACGCGaacgcgacggcggcggcgacggctggcgttcgctccgtcgcgtgtgggcaacctccatgcaagcgaaggcggcaggcgacgcgaaccgcgacgtgcgcagcggattccgtgctttgcgcactcaagcttagaaacacgcccgtaacctgttctatctcttaaaattttgtgagtgtgcctcatagtcagggccaaaggaatatttctctacggcagcggtgcagcggcagtggagatagctaaaggcgtgcttgcggagatgaagtcacatcacgggttcacgggggaggtttgctttcgttcggtgcctgtgcactccggattagtaaaaacactcccataaactgtcaccgcaacctgactgtaagtgagcaaactataatataccactgagaatgcgcgccgcgagtgtttctgcacagttggagcgcagcggcacggtggatcgagcgccggtacccgcggctcgacacgcatctctccctgcagtacgcccgctcgggtagcccgctccaaatgctgttagccctccgcacccaacaagtagattgtgttaattatttaaatcgtgcgggtctccctctcagctacaaaaccaaatattttctcgacggtggcgatgaccaagacgacagGCTGGTTTCgcgagatgtgcccgtgagaaaccgtggacaaaccggaaacggctttggggggctctgattggccagtcgcgtgggggacttccgggcgacgagcgaaattttctgtgggtgcagatccgagcgacacggcaagcgacacatgcattttgcttcgcgcgacggcgtcgctcgtcgcttgccgccgtcaccttcgcgtgagttttcgcgtacatggagtccaggctttcaTCGGCGACATgtcgagggcagcacagccaggccgagctcgtgaaagcggtcgccaCTCGTCGCCCGTGCATGTTTTGCACAACGAAATTGTCAtcaggagctttagaatgtgtgcaaccAACTGAccacttcctccagcataataGCATTAAGTTCATGATATTTTTTctggtgaaatttgattttccggactgcctgatttttcggtcgttttcgcggtccctagagggtccgaaaaatcAGTCGTCAACTGTACTTTGCCAAGCAGCAAGTTATGCAAGATTCATGTTAATGCTTGAATAGGCAATGGGCCACTGCTGAGGTTGTTTATACGTCATTCCCATTAACGCAAGTTGAAAAGGGTTTAATAAGGCTGTCTTTGAGAGTGCGAACAGACAGGAGCATGGAAGCTACTTTTAAGAATGCCACCACTGCCCAACTTATGCACTACCCTACCATATAACTTTCTTCACTGAATCAGACCTAGACAGTTACAGATCGTGCTATCTGTGTTATTCTATGCATTCCAACCTTCGGAACGTTTTTTTCTTCCAGGAAACCAAGAACTGCACCAGTACTCAAGCCATGTCAGACAGCCTAGAACAGAATCCAGCTCGCTGATGAGGTGCACAACCCTTAAAATCAGTTTCTCTATTGAAAGAATGAACTTGGTAATCAGTAACCGCCGAGTAGCTACGAAACGCATTTTTTCATAGCTAAAGTTGCCTTGCAAGGATTCTCCAAGTGAGTTATCTGTAAATACGCCGATATTAAAACCTCATGGTGCCTAGTCACATACAACAGAAGTGTATGCTGGGAAAGCCTTCTCCACTGACTACACAGCCATGACTGTTGCGGCAAAACTTTCTGCTAAGTATCACAAAAGCCAAGGTCTCTGCTGGAAATTCTatccatttttaaaaattggaggCAAGAAACTTATGTGCCTGATATGTCGCTCCCCTCAGAGTAGTAACAACAACTATAGTAGGATAGAACTGAAGAATCAAGCAGCtattccccgtcaaaggacccctttccagccaataatgtcggctgattctcatgaacctgcgaGCGTCATAATGCAGGGATGGGACTATCACCTTTCATCAGccactccctgcactgtcacgctagcaggttcacgagaattgattgacgccattggctggaagcggaTCCTTTAAAGGGGAAAAGCCGcctccttcttgagttgtatctggctACAGGGATTCCCCATTTCGAAATTCTCACCCAGGGCATTTCCCTCGTTTACAGAGTCTTTGATATGACTGCCTCACTGCGACATAAAGGGAGTAAATAATAACGCTGCCTGTATAACCAAGGAACTGGTTTGTTTACGAGATCAGTTAAGCATTAGAAGATAAATTGCCTCTCCGTAGGAACGGACGCCTCTCAAATACTGCATCCTGGGCAAATAAAACTGACACCAGCCTACCCTTCTGTCAGCACATTACGCTAGCTCTAGAACGCATTCGTGCGCTGGCCGGGTGGGCCCAGCGAGAGGCCCAGTCGTCATTACCTGTGGTTTCCTTCCGTCCTCAGCGTGCGAAGGAGGCAGTCTGGAGAATGGTGGAGAGGCACCCGCCACAGACGAGGCGGGGTACCAACGCCTTTGCGCCAACTCGACACCAGTGGCGGGGGGGCTTGGGTGATGCCGGCCGTTGTGCGTGCCCCTACCCAACTCTGTCGGGTTGCGGCAGCAGGCGGGGCCTGGCCTCGGGGGAGCAGGGGCCACACTGAATGCCCCTTTTCTTGGGCTGCCCCTCCGTTTTCTTTCGCAAGTGCCTCTACGCCGCCACACTCTCCACACCTCACCGCTGCCAGCCAACGCACGCACGCATTGCCAACCTCTCCCTCATAAGAGCGCGCCAAGTTCGCCTTTCCGAAAACCACAGGTAAAATGGGGGCACACCTTTCGAATGGCAACAAAGACAAGTCCCCCATCGAGCGCTGTTCCCATAATTGATGGCCTATCAACTCTAGCAGGTCAAGCTTTGGGGAGAAACGTTGCGTCTTCGTTTCAAGGATCCTTTGTTAagcaggtgtgatggttttctaGTTTTCTGCCAAAGGCCTCCCAGAAGCTGCTTCCTTAGAGCCGGACCCAAGACAGACCCATTAGGGCCCGTGTCATCAAGGCCTGCTCTGGTGTCGGGCCAGTGCAGCGGCCCTACCCCCCACACGAGGAGGCGGGCGAGAATGCTGGGGGCGGTCGGGAGCGCGGCCCCGTCCACCACAGTGTGGGGCCAACGTCGTCGTGTGGCCAAGGGGCGAGGGCGAATCGCCGCCCCCCTCCTCGCTTCAAGACGGTGGCGGCGGCGCCCTCGGCCTCCTTCGGGCGGTGGGGTTTTCGCGggccttatttttcttttttatgtgcaGAGCGGCCGGCCGGGCCAGGCCCCGCCCACGTGACAAGCGGCAGCGGCGTCCTTCCTCCGAGTCTCCCCGCAACGCCACCGGGGGCAGCGGCGGGGGCGTGCTCCGTGGTCGTCTCGAGTTCAAGTGCGCGCGCCCGCGGCCGTACCGACACAGAGGCACCATTTTGCACAATGCGAGACCATCTCCGTCTCGCTCGCTCGCTTCTGTTTACGGTGGTGCCTCTGAAAGAGAGAAGAGACAAGAACAGGAGCCGCTTTCGAAACCACCACGGGGAGGAAGAAGCCCCGCCCACCACACGCGGCAACGACAATTAGACAATGAAGCCCACCCAGTGTTGTTAATATATTAATGGCCAAGCAACAGCAGCGGGTGCCTGCCAATGGGAAGCCACACATGGACAAAATGAGGCATAAGCCCATGAATCAATTGCCTCAATGCCGCCTGTAGCAGCACCTTGCGAGAGCCCGACCAATCCGCTCCGCGGCCACGTCGCCAACCCCGCCTTTGTCCGCCACACTTCTGCATCTCTCGCAGCATCCACCTTAAGAGCCTGCAGTCTTCAAATTGTGTCTGGACGTGTGGACGCAGTTTCGCGTGTTGTGGGGCGTTCAACCCATGAAATCACGAAGCCCCCCACCCCACAGAAACGCGCGCTTGCGGTTTTCACCCATCCTGCTGAGACTACTCACCCAATCCTCTGGCGGCAACATCGGTAGCGACCAAGATCGGAGACTTTCCACTTCGGAACTCTGTTCGCGAGAAAACATGACATCTTAGACACTGACGGCGTGAACAGTGTAGCTCGCAAGCTTGCTGCTACTGCCCTGCCATGCAAACGTTTATTAGGCTACACCGCAATACTGGAAGTACTTGTATAAACAACTAGACAACACACACTGAATATCAAAGAAAACCACTAATATCATGCTCCCCGAAAACACTGGCACAACTGGCACATTTCAGTGTATTACGCTCATTTTGCAAATTTTCTGGTACAGTGTTCAAACACAGTCCTCACGAAAGCCACTAGCATCAAGCCATGTACTGCATTTGACATGCAaggtgaacaaaaaagaaagcaaaaagaggaCCATCGTGCAGACATGCTGTCCTTCTTGCACAGGTAGCCGCCGAAGCAGGTGCCAGTTGACAATGCTTGCGGTGACAGTGTTTCCTTTTGCAGCAGAAGGCAACCACCACTGATCTGTTCACACAAACATGCCCGAATAATGCAAGGGAGCTGGTTACAGAAGGCTCCAGGCAACACCgtgccatcaaaaaaaaaatgggggcctCTTAATGTACAGCTTAGAAAGCCCGGCTGTTCTGCTTACAACGGTAGTGCCATACGGCATGACAAACTTGCAagtttttttactttaaacttTTATTGACGCATAGAATGACACTACGCAATTACAGGCAAGTTGGGTGAAGAGATCAATGGTGGGCAGGCCAGCAGTGGCGACGATGGGGTGAACTCACCTCCGAGCACCCAATCTCGCTCGGGCTGAGACTTGTCTCCGTGGATGCACATGGCGGGCCAACCGTCGCGCCTCATCCTGCGCGTCAACTCGTCCACCTTACGCTTGGTCTCGGCAAATATTATGGTCTGCAACGTGACAGGGGGGAGCGCTCACGAAAACCGTACCACGAGACGCGGCGCGCGTTCTCCTGCTCTCTCTTGGAGGGCTCACGGTGCCGCGGGGCAGGGCTTGGCCACCTAATTTCCAGCTGGCGCTAAACGTCTTCGGCAACTGGGTTTGAAACGCGGCTACCACAAGTACATTTTCCCACGAATATCCTGTCAATGTTGTGCTCTCTTATTTCAGTGCCATGACCCATTATATGACTGCAAAGTGTTACAACTGTATCAGCTGATAATAAACAGCGCACCAATATCCATGTGTCTGACTTGTGGAGTATCGTTTTTATCGCTAGGACACCATCGGTAAAATGCCTAGAATTCTTTGCTTACATGCCACTTTCCTATCCGACAGCAGTTACAGTCCTCAGAGGCAACACAGTAGGCCAATTCCACAAGGCTTGCAAATGAACCTCACAGAAGAGAGAATTACACATTTGTAACTGTCAAGGTAGCCCCGACACACAAAACACCACCACCGCTGCCCTGCGGCACACGAGAGCACGGTCGTTGAAGCTCGCTGGACCGAACGGAAGCGCTGGGGAGGGGGGTGGTCGATTGCGGACGTGCTGGCCATTGCGACGACGGGCGTTCTCAGTTGCGAAAAGGGAACTGGCAAGCGACCCCCGGTGCCTTTggctccccctcccccacgaTTCTCGCTGCCTCCCGCGGCTACAAGGACAGAGAAAGGCCGAACACTGGCACCATGTCATGCATGCAGCAATTTTGACAGGACAGCCTTGTCCCCCTGGAGTTCAAGTGAGGGTGCTAAGAGCATGCCGCGGTGTTGCTGACTCGCTCTGTCAACTCATTGCTCCGCAGTATGTTAACATAAATAGCCAAGATGAAATGCACTTCAGCTATGCTTAAGTCTGTCCCTGTGAAACAGCAAGTACCGGATCTCGTTAACGCACAGGAGGCCTACAGAATGACAACATGCACGCAAGCTTAACCCCCAACTATCACAGAGGCCATGGAACAGACTTCAAAGCTAAACCTGTGGTTTTAATTCATGTGCGCAAATATTACTGCGGcaaccgtgaaaaaaaaaaaaaaaaagctttcctaGATGAGCAACCAAAGCCCCACCCATGATCGCTTTGGATTTCTAAAAATAGCCAGTGGAACCGACTAGAATGGTGCACCACCACAGCTATTTCCAGAAGACCAAATATCGGTGCCAGTGCTCAATTTGCAGAAAAAGCAAATGATAGAGGTaattaattaaataaaaaatCTCAAAAcaggagaaagaaggaaaagtagAAGGAATAATAAAGAAAAGATGGCGGAGTTCGGAGCTCGACCTGCCGCTCACAGACAAGACGCACCTTGTTCTCACGCTCGTTCATAATTTCCTGCAGCAGCTTGAAGAGCCTGGAAAGAGCAACAGCTAGGTCATGACCCGGAAGACCGATGACGAAGCGGGGGGGTAATGAGGTGCCTCTCCCAAGGCACATTGCAGACCACGCAGTCATGGAGGGAAATTACAACAAGGAGAGCACTCCCAGAACAGTCACTCTTGAGCTGCCCAAGCCCATAAAGCCATCGATAACTACGCAGAGAAATGGCCCGTTTTTGGCACAGCCTGAATGGACAACAGGCTTTCCTTAGTTGGATTTCCAACACACCTGAATTTCACTCATGTGCTGCTTAATTCACAGTTACGTCATAAGAAAGAATGTGGAAAACGGTTGCACAGCTGCGCAATGCCGATGCTAGCAGTGAAACCCAACAGTGAAAGCTGGTGTATGTAACTGCTGCAAATGGGCATTGGAGTGATGGGCACCAGCAATAAGTAATGAAATCTAGCTAAGCAAGAGAAATCTTGAATCACTGATGCCACTGGCACAGTGCTAATGCCAGCTGCTGCACCTGCGCTTTTATAACACACTGAATTCCTACAGTGCAGGCTACTCAGTACGAGCTTAAGCATCTTCGGAATGCAGCCTTGCTTGCCCCAGCAACAATAAGACCTTGGGTTCCACTGCCAGTCATCACATGTTTTAAAATGCTTCAAAGGCAGTTCAATAACTGCATGTTGTATGCCTGAAACCCTAACTGCTCTCATAAATTCAAAGGGGGAGAGAACCACGGCTCTTTCTGAGAGCAAGGGGAGTAAAACTAACTCAACCGGGCTGGAGTGCCCCCCTTGAGAAATGAACAAAATGAgtgtgcggagaaaaaaaaaacaataactgcCTATAGTGGCGGACTGGCTCGCAACCAGAGGCACACAGTGAGGGGGACGGGC includes these proteins:
- the LOC144101746 gene encoding putative ATP-dependent RNA helicase DDX5 isoform X2, giving the protein MNRWRGSNDDGMRGSLKGRQPGERLRKPKWDLSRLPPFQKDFYKEHPTTAHRPKHEVEAFRKQHDITIRGKDVPNPILTFEEANLPDFCMSAIRQAQYASPTPIQAQGWPIALSGRDMVGIAQTGSGKTLAYILPAILHISHQPYLERGDGPIALVVAPTRELAQQIQQVASEFGRASRIRNTCVFGGAPKGPQIRDLERGVEICIATPGRLIDFLEAGKTNLRRCTYLVLDEADRMLDMGFEPQIRKIVEQIRPDRQTLMWSATWPKEVRSLAEDFLKDYVQINIGALQLCANHRILQIIDVCQEAEKDTKLFKLLQEIMNERENKTIIFAETKRKVDELTRRMRRDGWPAMCIHGDKSQPERDWVLGEFRSGKSPILVATDVAARGLDVDDIKFVINYDYPNCSEDYVHRIGRTARSNKTGTAYTFFTPGNSKQAQELISVLKEANQVVNPKLYEMFEMSRSYGGRGGRNRWRTSGGGGRRNDDYDDDHRRNRYATGANAYNPGNNDYTTSNNSELPNSNYGYGISTTSQSSHHSSSGTNSAPTASMAQMSGGGTGTMMAMTPMGHMAPMTPMMGQMGHMMPVMHMANGQSYMMAPMGQQQQGMQQGGQQQQSQQQQQHSGQQQLPHGLLGPPPPPPPPPGVNGAW
- the LOC144101746 gene encoding putative ATP-dependent RNA helicase DDX5 isoform X1, which produces MSFRDPRGRDSMNRWRGSNDDGMRGSLKGRQPGERLRKPKWDLSRLPPFQKDFYKEHPTTAHRPKHEVEAFRKQHDITIRGKDVPNPILTFEEANLPDFCMSAIRQAQYASPTPIQAQGWPIALSGRDMVGIAQTGSGKTLAYILPAILHISHQPYLERGDGPIALVVAPTRELAQQIQQVASEFGRASRIRNTCVFGGAPKGPQIRDLERGVEICIATPGRLIDFLEAGKTNLRRCTYLVLDEADRMLDMGFEPQIRKIVEQIRPDRQTLMWSATWPKEVRSLAEDFLKDYVQINIGALQLCANHRILQIIDVCQEAEKDTKLFKLLQEIMNERENKTIIFAETKRKVDELTRRMRRDGWPAMCIHGDKSQPERDWVLGEFRSGKSPILVATDVAARGLDVDDIKFVINYDYPNCSEDYVHRIGRTARSNKTGTAYTFFTPGNSKQAQELISVLKEANQVVNPKLYEMFEMSRSYGGRGGRNRWRTSGGGGRRNDDYDDDHRRNRYATGANAYNPGNNDYTTSNNSELPNSNYGYGISTTSQSSHHSSSGTNSAPTASMAQMSGGGTGTMMAMTPMGHMAPMTPMMGQMGHMMPVMHMANGQSYMMAPMGQQQQGMQQGGQQQQSQQQQQHSGQQQLPHGLLGPPPPPPPPPGVNGAW